ACCGTGTCCGGCATTTTCCACGCGGACAGCGCCGCGGTTCCAGAGGTTCCCGTAAGTCAGGTTATCGATGTAATCGAGATTGATCACTGGATCGTCCGCGCCGTTGACGATGGCCAGCGGAACGGCAGAGGTCTCGACAAGAGCGCGCTGATCGGAATGCCTTCCGGCAAGGGCTGCATCGATCATTAACTCGCGCGAGCGTCCGTCCGTTCGTCTGACAGCGCTTTTCCAGAACGTGTCGTGGACGGCATCCGATCCGAGCGCCAACGCAACGACCATGTCGATTTCTTGCTCACTCAGGATCTGTTTTCCCGTGTAGGCGAACTCCGGATTGGGAAGAAATCCGAGCGCTGCACCTTCGGGGCCCGGTGGGATTGGCGGTGTGCCGAAGATCATCGTGCCCGCGGTCTTTTCCGGCAGGAGCCTCATCAGTTCCAGGGCGACGTGGCCGCCGAGAGAGTGGCCGAGTATGGCGAAACGATCGACGCCGAGTGCTTCAATCACTTCGCAGATGGCGTCGGCATATCCATTGAAGTTGTAAGTGCGTAGCGGATCGATGGCATCGGAGGATTGACCATGGCCCGGCAGGTCGATGGCGATAATACGGTACTTGCCAGCTAGGGCCTCAATCTGGAAATGAAATGTCTCCTTGCAGACGGAATTGGCGTGGATCATGAGGAGGGGGATTTCGCCTCCGGGTGTGTCGTAGATTGCGATCTGTCCGTGGGATGTTGTGATCGTTTTTTCACTCATCATCAATGCTCCGTGTTCACCTTCAAATTCTTGTCCTGGCCATGTTGCTGAAGGACCTAAAC
This genomic window from Allorhizobium ampelinum S4 contains:
- a CDS encoding alpha/beta fold hydrolase; amino-acid sequence: MMSEKTITTSHGQIAIYDTPGGEIPLLMIHANSVCKETFHFQIEALAGKYRIIAIDLPGHGQSSDAIDPLRTYNFNGYADAICEVIEALGVDRFAILGHSLGGHVALELMRLLPEKTAGTMIFGTPPIPPGPEGAALGFLPNPEFAYTGKQILSEQEIDMVVALALGSDAVHDTFWKSAVRRTDGRSRELMIDAALAGRHSDQRALVETSAVPLAIVNGADDPVINLDYIDNLTYGNLWNRGAVRVENAGHGLHWQRHKEFNVLLDNFLTSVA